The DNA window caggctgacctggaattcactgtgtagtctcagggggggccttgaactcacagcaatcctcctacctcagcctccctagtgctgggattaaaggcatgcgccaccacacccggctctcagaTTCACTTTTGACTTGGTTCTAAACCAAGTGCTGAAGCATTTTTTACTATCCAGAAAAGCCAATTTCCTCCTTTACTTACCTACAGTAGGAGTAGTAGGTCTGCTACTAACAGCTCCAACATTTAGCCGAGGGACGAGTCTTCCTTGGTTAGGTCCCTAGAGGATTTAAAAACAAGTTACTTTTCATGTTAAGATTTGACACCAAAATTCAACTGGGAGTGATGTGAAAATTGTTGATGTGACACATTAGTAATTCATTATAAGAATGTCTGTTTTCTATcactgtttcctttttcttttccagtactggaactgaaccagggtcttgCACTTGTACACTCTTCACTAAGCTACAATCACAGCTCTTTTATCAagtgttttaaatttaatattaatagttttccaaacatatatgtatatatctatataagtTGTCTTGACCCTTATCTAGTTCTGTATAGAAAATAGTCTTATCTGAATGAAAACCGTGAACTTCCTTGTAATAGTTAATTTTAACTAGCCAATGTCTTAcccccaaaagaaataaaactcacAGAATTTCAGAAAACAAGGGCAGTACTTTTGTTAGTGGTGAGAGAGCTAGGTCCTATTTTGTAAAGCAAACCTAACAGCTATTGGTGTATTATTCATTCTATTATTGGATCtcacttaaaacaaacaaacaaacaaacaactatggttaagccaggcgtgatggcacacgcctttaatcccagcacttgagaggcagagggaggaggattgccatgaattcaaggccaccctgagattacatagtaaattccaggtcagtctgagttagagtgaaaccctacctaaaaaaaacaaaacaaaagccgggcgtggtggtacacgcccttaatcccagcactcgggaggcagagtaggaggatcgccatgagttgaggccaccctgagactgggctacagtgagaccctacctcaaccccccacaaaaaaaacacCCTACGGTATAGTATAAAGAGTGGGAGTTTCCATGTCTGGGAATCAGTCTGAGCTTTGTTCAGTTGTCTGATGAGAAAAACACCCACTGAATTTGATGAACAGCAATGTTTTTGTCAactctaaaaattaaataaaattctattaaaTTATATTAAGCTTTAATCTATAATGCCACCTATtggaatttgctttttttttttttaagtttccctATCATGTCCTACCTTAAGGATAGCCTGAGGATGATCTTCAACTCCTGATCTTTCTACCccagcctccctagtactgggttACAGGTATGACCCACAACACCGGGCTAAAAGTTCTTACCTTTTTCATTAAGGACTTCAGCCTGTAATTTGGAGCTGTTAGGCAATATCTATCAGGTGGCAGTCTAGGTCCTGAATATGGCTTAATCAGTGGCAATGGGGTTTGATTTTTCTGTCTTGCAATATCCAGTAAAAACTAAAGGAGAAAAATTCTCAttagaaatatgatttttaaaatgaaagtaaaaataactACATAAATGTTTGCTCACATCTCTTGGAGGAGGAGAGGTAAATGATTGGTCAGCACGACACTGGATTGCCAGTCTCACATCATCTGCATCAACGTTAGGTTTCTTAGCATGACTTGAATAAATTTTTGCATCATCCAGAATTGTAGTGACATATCCTTTAAGAACAAAATAAGTTTCTTACACATAAGGAGACAGCTTAATATTTATGCTTCTTAAAAGGAACCAGTGACTTTCTAGAAGTTTATGACTTTTGGCTTTAGTTGCTAATTGTCCTATCCTCATGATACATTTTTAAGCCTGTGTTTTGTGCTTGtgggtatgtgtgttcatatttaTATGGTCAGGTACATGTGCTTTTGGAGGCTAGAGGTTCAGGTTGAGtgggtgccttcctcaattgctctccaccttactttttgagacaggacgtCTCCAGATTTAGCTAGTCAGCCATCCCTAGGacttctctacctcctcagtccTTGGATTACAGGGGTAAACCAGTGTCCCTAccttttacttgggttctggggatccaaactcaggttctcatgcttgtgtggcaggtgttttacttactgagccatctctccagccactacatatcTTTAAAACAGAGATTACACCATAAATACCCTATCTTGAGGTCctcttgtgttttatttctttttgctttgcttttttttttttgaggtatggtctcactctagctgagggtgacctggaattcactatgtactctcagaatggccttgaactcacagagccttcttacctcagcatcctgaatgctgggattaaaggcgtgtaccaccacgcccggatcttgtgttttatttttatattaacatAATTCATTTAAAAGCATTCTTACAAAAAATAAGCATTTTCCATCCAcaacttcaagtatttttttcgTGTTTTGTTAACTTACGGAAAGCAAATTCCAACATTTGATTTATAACCCTTGGCTCATACTCTGTGATTCCCATATCTTTCAGGATCTGTGCCATCACCTGTagattcaaataaaaaataccagATACATAATCTAGATAATGGAAATCAGGGCTGGACTGaagatagtattttttaaaaatatctgattgATACTAGTTCGCTCATTTCTGGGCCCCAAACTCCTTGTCCTCTTGTGTCAGTCATCACACAAAATCAGTCATATGTTCTTGCTGAAAACTTTTATTATGGCAGAGGTATgggcaaagacagaagaaaaagccTCTCTCCAGCAGAGGTTAAGGGTGGGTCCAGCTGGCTGTCATTTTCTGCTGTGGCGCTGGGAGAAGCTAGTATCAGACCCCTGGTTGCAGAGCCAGGGCTTGGACCAGATGAGAC is part of the Jaculus jaculus isolate mJacJac1 chromosome X, mJacJac1.mat.Y.cur, whole genome shotgun sequence genome and encodes:
- the Taf9b gene encoding transcription initiation factor TFIID subunit 9B isoform X1, with amino-acid sequence MESSKMAPPKNAPRDALVMAQILKDMGITEYEPRVINQMLEFAFRYVTTILDDAKIYSSHAKKPNVDADDVRLAIQCRADQSFTSPPPRDFLLDIARQKNQTPLPLIKPYSGPRLPPDRYCLTAPNYRLKSLMKKGPNQGRLVPRLNVGAVSSRPTTPTVAPPQTVSAPNKVPAPVSVTSQRFAVQIPSSQSTSVKPVPSTTSVQNVLMNPSMIGPKNILITTNMVSSQNTANESNPLKRKHEDDDGNDTM
- the Taf9b gene encoding transcription initiation factor TFIID subunit 9B isoform X2, with translation MESSKMAPPKNAPRDALVMAQILKDMGITEYEPRVINQMLEFAFRYVTTILDDAKIYSSHAKKPNVDADDVRLAIQCRADQSFTSPPPRDFLLDIARQKNQTPLPLIKPYSGPRLPPDRYCLTAPNYRLKSLMKKGPNQGRLVPRLNVGAVSSRPTTPTVVPSTTSVQNVLMNPSMIGPKNILITTNMVSSQNTANESNPLKRKHEDDDGNDTM